One segment of Corynebacterium atrinae DNA contains the following:
- a CDS encoding ATP-grasp domain-containing protein — protein sequence MSTVTSADFRTALLLGSSEAAEEVAAAFRRLGVAVISATDEELSGEGGIEELVATYGPEVIVPMTESVDVAALTEAEAAGVMVVPSARGCELTVTRDTLRRTANEELGLPTTAYRFVSTREDFLTAFAEMGLPCVVKPATFTGGHGHTVVRTPEQIEAAWAVSDLSEGRVMIERFVNFDYEVTVLAVRSIDPATGKLATWFCEPIGHRHQDGRLAESWQPMPMSPQASDNARSMAARISNALGGRGVCAVEMFVAGDEVYFSGVTPRPHDEGAVTLLSQRLSQYDLHARAILGLPIDVTMISPGALAMVYEPLVDVARVLAVPETDVRLPSGRPGMVLATAETVQEARDRALLAGR from the coding sequence CTGAGCACAGTGACTTCCGCGGATTTCCGCACCGCCCTGCTGCTGGGCTCCAGTGAAGCCGCCGAAGAGGTGGCAGCTGCTTTTCGACGCCTCGGGGTCGCCGTCATCTCCGCCACCGACGAAGAGCTGTCGGGAGAGGGTGGCATCGAGGAACTCGTCGCCACCTACGGCCCCGAGGTCATCGTCCCGATGACTGAGTCCGTCGACGTCGCCGCCCTCACAGAGGCCGAGGCCGCTGGGGTGATGGTGGTGCCGTCGGCGCGGGGCTGCGAACTCACCGTTACGCGTGACACGCTGCGGCGCACGGCCAATGAGGAACTGGGTTTGCCCACGACCGCGTACCGCTTCGTCTCCACGCGCGAGGACTTCCTCACGGCCTTCGCCGAGATGGGCCTGCCGTGTGTGGTCAAACCCGCGACGTTCACCGGCGGGCACGGCCACACGGTTGTGCGCACGCCGGAGCAGATCGAGGCGGCCTGGGCGGTGTCGGATCTGTCGGAGGGGCGCGTCATGATCGAGCGCTTCGTCAACTTCGATTACGAAGTCACGGTCCTCGCTGTGCGATCCATCGACCCGGCTACCGGCAAGCTGGCGACGTGGTTCTGCGAGCCGATCGGGCACCGCCACCAGGATGGCCGCTTGGCCGAGTCCTGGCAGCCGATGCCCATGAGCCCGCAGGCCTCGGATAATGCCCGCTCCATGGCTGCCCGCATCAGCAATGCCCTCGGCGGCCGCGGAGTCTGCGCGGTCGAAATGTTCGTCGCCGGCGACGAGGTGTATTTCTCCGGTGTCACGCCGCGGCCCCACGACGAGGGCGCGGTGACGCTCCTCTCGCAGCGGCTGTCGCAGTATGACCTGCACGCGCGCGCTATCTTGGGCCTGCCCATCGATGTGACGATGATTTCCCCCGGTGCCCTGGCGATGGTCTACGAGCCGCTTGTCGACGTCGCCCGGGTCCTCGCCGTCCCCGAGACCGACGTCCGGTTGCCTTCCGGGCGCCCCGGCATGGTCCTGGCTACCGCCGAGACCGTGCAAG